In Euphorbia lathyris chromosome 10, ddEupLath1.1, whole genome shotgun sequence, a single genomic region encodes these proteins:
- the LOC136208569 gene encoding serine/threonine-protein kinase Nek6-like, with the protein METSNAQVKSKMEDYEVIEQIGRGAFGSAFLVLHKTENKKYVLKKIRLAKQTEKFKRTAHQEMELIAKLNNPYIVEYKDSWVDKGNCVCIVTGYCEGGDMAGIIKKARGIFIPEERLCKWLTQLLLAVDYLHSNRVLHRDLKLSNIFLTKDNDVRLGDFGLAKLLNTEDLTSSVVGTPNYMCPELLADIPYGYKSDIWSLGCCMFEIAAQQPAFRAPDMAGLINKINRSTISPLPIIYSSSLKQIIKSMLRKSPEHRPTAAELLRHSHLKPYLLRCQNASSVFLPIKPINNSKDKSRRKSLPGKSTGFKDNRDGEITPQNHPEIDHPSARNSIAEQSTVPHNGIPTSASSTENSETKRIDRTVYTVETSDSLTGPKDSSTDSETSVCNGDKQADASSLLLKDSAEIKFTSENISETVPTSEHCQQLREVDVEIVIGKDESGPALSSQKVVEEAEIMAGDATAREIVKLAVPAKNCTDIDASNNETNSPSAIKEPFVEPECCVKKPQSPDVYTEGTHIDCLSSGSNDVPPFKEEIEAKVDKNNSSIPAEKDNAYGTNRAAINMSILDTIAAMHAEETKNEWENPGQQRADALESLLELCARLLKQDKVDELAGVLKPFGEEMVSSRETAIWLTKSLMSHHKFNEGT; encoded by the exons ATGGAGACAAGTAATGCCCAAGTGAAGTCCAAGATGGAAGATTATGAAGTTATAGAGCAGATTGGAAGAGGAGCTTTTGGTTCTGCTTTTCTTGTTCTTCAtaaaactgagaataagaa GTATGTTTTGAAGAAGATTCGCCTGGCCAAGCAGACTGAGAAGTTCAAACGCACAGCTCATCAGGAG ATGGAGTTGATTGCAAAACTGAATAACCCATATATTGTCGAGTACAAGGATTCTTGGGTGGACAAG GGAAATTGTGTTTGCATAGTAACAGGTTACTGTGAAGGTGGAGACAT GGCTGGGATTATAAAGAAGGCTAGAGGCATATTTATCCCAGAGGAG AGGCTCTGCAAATGGTTGACTCAGTTGTTGCTCGCTGTGGATTACCTACATTCTAACCGCGTCCTTCACAGAGATCTTAAG TTATCCAACATATTTCTTACGAAGGACAATGATGTTCGCCTAG GAGACTTTGGACTTGCCAAGCTGCTCAACACAGAAGACCTCACTTCTTCG GTTGTCGGGACTCCTAATTACATGTGTCCCGAACTCCTAGCAGATATACCATATGGCTACAAATCTGACATATGGTCACTTG GGTGCTGTATGTTTGAAATTGCTGCACAGCAACCAGCATTTAGAGCTCCT GATATGGCTGgattaatcaataaaataaacAGATCCACCATTTCTCCTCTCCCAATTATCTATTCCTCTTCACT GAAACAAATTATTAAGAGCATGCTAAGGAAGAGCCCCGAACATAGACCAACA GCTGCAGAATTACTAAGGCATAGCCATTTGAAACCATATCTGCTTCGATGTCAAAATGCATCTTCTGTGTTTCTTCCAATAAAGCCCATTAACAATTCGAAGGACAAATCTAGGAGAAAGTCATTGCCTGGAAAATCTACAGGTTTCAAAGATAATAGGGATGGGGAAATTACACCTCAAAACCATCCAGAAATTGATCATCCATCTGCGAGAAACAGCATTGCAGAACAAAGCACTGTACCTCACAATGGCATACCAACATCAGCTTCTAGTACAGAAAACAGCGAGACCAAAAGGATCGATCGTACTGTCTATACTGTGGAAACATCAGATTCTTTGACTGGTCCAAAAGACAGTTCCACTGACTCGGAAACTAGCGTTTGCAATGGAGATAAGCAAGCTGATGCTAGCAGTCTTCTTCTAAAGGACAGCGCTGAAATTAAGTTTACCTCGGAGAATATAAGTGAAACAGTACCAACGTCTGAGCATTGTCAACAATTGCGTGAGGTTGATGTCGAAATTGTTATTGGGAAGGATGAATCTGGACCAGCCTTAAGCAGCCAGAAAGTTGTTGAAGAAGCTGAAATAATGGCAGGGGATGCCACAGCAAGGGAAATCGTGAAATTAGCCGTGCCTGCAAAAAATTGTACAGACATAGATGCTTCAAACAATGAGACGAACTCACCATCAGCCATAAAGGAACCTTTTGTTGAGCCGGAATGCTGTGTAAAGAAACCTCAAAGCCCTGATGTGTACACAGAAGGCACTCATATTGACTGCTTATCTTCTGGAAGTAATGATGTGCCTCCATTTAAAGAAGAAATTGAGGCAAAGGTAGATAAGAATAACTCGTCAATCCCAGCAGAGAAGGACAATGCCTATGGAACAAATCGGGCAGCAATTAACATGTCAATACTTGATACTATTGCTGCAATGCATGCTGAAGAGACGAAGAATGAGTGGGAGAATCCAGGCCAGCAAAGGGCTGATGCTTTGGAATCGTTGCTCGAGCTTTGCGCACGATTACTTAAACAGGACAAAGTTGATGAGCTTGCTGGTGTTCTAAAGCCATTTGGTGAAGAAATGGTCTCATCTAGAGAAACAGCAATTTGGTTGACAAAAAGTCTCATGTCTCATCACAAATTTAATGAAGGGACCTAA